A genomic region of Bernardetia sp. ABR2-2B contains the following coding sequences:
- a CDS encoding SRPBCC family protein, which yields MSNIAIQKQIEINASAKEVWNILANDYENVGKWATIIPESAARKDHAGKVAGRTCSSSYGDVQEMITEFDEKNMQYAYKADGLSAMFKEGGNVWNVKSKGENTSLVTMNLKMKMNPVMGLLMGWMIKPKMNKDTTLLMEDLKYYVETGNPHPRKIKSVEKWNKQKAKKK from the coding sequence ATGTCAAATATTGCAATTCAAAAACAAATAGAAATAAATGCTTCTGCTAAGGAAGTTTGGAACATTCTTGCTAATGATTATGAGAATGTTGGAAAGTGGGCGACTATAATACCAGAATCAGCAGCAAGGAAAGACCATGCTGGAAAAGTAGCAGGGCGCACTTGTAGTTCTTCTTACGGAGATGTGCAAGAAATGATTACTGAATTTGATGAGAAAAACATGCAGTACGCCTATAAAGCAGATGGTTTGTCTGCTATGTTTAAGGAAGGGGGGAATGTTTGGAATGTCAAATCAAAAGGAGAAAATACTTCTTTAGTTACAATGAACTTAAAGATGAAAATGAATCCAGTTATGGGACTTTTGATGGGCTGGATGATAAAGCCTAAAATGAATAAAGACACAACCCTACTTATGGAAGACCTCAAATACTATGTAGAAACAGGAAACCCACATCCTCGCAAAATAAAATCAGTAGAAAAGTGGAACAAACAAAAAGCGAAGAAAAAATAA
- a CDS encoding BlaI/MecI/CopY family transcriptional regulator — translation MQELTKAEEKIMQLLWDAEKAFVKELIEKIEGKKPSYTTVSTIIRILETKKFVGHKAYGNTHQYFPLISREEYAKFATRSVLDRYFDGSFKKLVSFFAKKEEIDIDELDDIMKMMEKEEKKNDKK, via the coding sequence ATGCAAGAACTCACAAAAGCCGAAGAAAAAATTATGCAACTTCTTTGGGATGCCGAAAAAGCATTTGTAAAAGAATTAATTGAAAAAATTGAAGGTAAAAAGCCAAGTTATACCACCGTTTCGACGATTATCAGAATATTAGAAACTAAAAAGTTTGTCGGACACAAAGCCTACGGAAATACGCATCAGTATTTTCCATTGATAAGTAGAGAAGAATATGCAAAATTTGCTACTAGAAGCGTACTAGATAGGTATTTTGATGGTTCGTTCAAAAAGCTAGTTTCATTTTTTGCAAAAAAAGAAGAAATAGATATTGACGAGCTAGATGACATCATGAAAATGATGGAAAAAGAAGAGAAGAAAAATGATAAAAAGTGA
- a CDS encoding M56 family metallopeptidase: MKLLFFDYLLQCSLFLVLLYIPYFLFLKNETFFNLNRKYLVTALLLTLILPFFPLNISSFFEIFFQKSTAVTVPEIDIFLFYGDAINNATTETTKSVFSEPSTWIFLIYTLGITVIFIRILLGLSMILKLYFRGQKTQKKHFILIETKSETEPFSFFNWVFISATNDFSESEQTEIIAHEKAHVRQKHALDLLLIEFLGLLLWFNPLIYFYKKALRDTHEYLADKETITHFSNKKQYLNLLINQHFVGRNLPFVTKFHHYSLLKKRVIMITKSPSRGIAKLKIMFAVPALFLCVFMTSCLKEYVEISERSEVSSNDFAGAFPKDYEIGKSYKIRSTTTMELDLEKNNDYMLRLFPAEDFEGVEIKMFDEKGEQIVTNYIEKMDKYFRGFTFRNTTTTKYRLEITVPDGKKNTSLAMASRKFEESEIVKPKKDKEGYTKVKTYSLDKTDAKSYEYTVIFSEGTEYKVSLGDKNMKFQLVNEARDKVLVEFTSTENEKYKTFKIDETAVYYLKMEKEDTETKNAELSFKR; this comes from the coding sequence ATGAAACTCCTTTTTTTTGATTATTTATTGCAATGTAGCCTGTTTTTGGTCTTGCTTTATATTCCTTATTTTCTGTTTTTAAAAAATGAAACTTTCTTTAATCTGAATAGAAAATACTTGGTTACTGCGTTGTTACTGACGCTTATTTTACCTTTTTTTCCACTCAATATTTCTAGTTTTTTTGAAATATTCTTTCAAAAATCTACTGCTGTAACCGTTCCCGAAATTGATATTTTTCTGTTTTATGGAGATGCAATCAATAACGCCACAACAGAAACCACCAAAAGTGTTTTTTCAGAGCCTTCTACTTGGATTTTTCTAATTTATACTCTAGGAATTACAGTTATTTTTATTAGAATTTTGTTAGGCTTATCAATGATTTTGAAATTATATTTCAGAGGACAAAAAACTCAAAAAAAGCATTTTATACTCATAGAAACCAAATCAGAAACCGAACCTTTTTCTTTCTTTAATTGGGTTTTTATTTCTGCTACTAATGATTTTTCAGAGTCAGAACAAACTGAAATTATTGCTCACGAAAAGGCACATGTCAGACAAAAACACGCCTTAGATTTGCTCTTGATTGAGTTTTTGGGGCTTCTATTGTGGTTCAACCCTCTTATTTATTTCTATAAAAAGGCATTGAGAGATACACACGAATATTTAGCTGACAAAGAAACCATCACTCATTTTTCTAATAAAAAACAGTATCTCAACTTACTTATCAATCAACATTTTGTGGGTAGAAACCTGCCTTTTGTTACCAAATTTCATCACTATTCATTACTTAAAAAACGTGTTATTATGATTACTAAATCGCCTTCTCGTGGGATTGCAAAGCTCAAAATTATGTTTGCCGTTCCTGCTCTTTTCTTGTGTGTTTTTATGACCAGTTGTTTGAAAGAATATGTTGAAATTTCGGAGCGTTCAGAAGTTTCTAGCAATGACTTTGCAGGGGCTTTTCCTAAAGATTATGAAATAGGAAAGTCGTATAAAATTCGTTCTACAACTACTATGGAATTGGATTTAGAAAAAAATAATGATTATATGTTACGTCTGTTTCCTGCTGAAGATTTTGAAGGTGTAGAAATCAAAATGTTTGATGAAAAAGGAGAACAAATCGTAACAAATTATATAGAAAAAATGGATAAGTATTTTAGAGGTTTTACTTTCCGAAATACCACAACTACAAAATATAGACTAGAAATTACAGTTCCTGATGGAAAAAAGAATACTTCTTTAGCTATGGCTTCTCGTAAGTTTGAAGAAAGTGAAATTGTGAAACCAAAAAAAGATAAAGAAGGCTATACAAAAGTAAAAACGTATAGCTTAGATAAAACTGATGCCAAATCTTATGAATATACAGTTATTTTTTCGGAAGGCACAGAGTACAAAGTATCTTTAGGGGATAAGAATATGAAATTTCAATTAGTCAATGAAGCAAGGGATAAAGTTTTGGTGGAATTTACCTCTACTGAAAACGAAAAATACAAGACTTTCAAAATTGATGAAACAGCAGTTTATTACCTTAAAATGGAAAAAGAAGATACAGAAACCAAAAATGCTGAATTGTCTTTCAAACGATAA